A single genomic interval of Homalodisca vitripennis isolate AUS2020 unplaced genomic scaffold, UT_GWSS_2.1 ScUCBcl_189;HRSCAF=1546, whole genome shotgun sequence harbors:
- the LOC124370465 gene encoding calexcitin-2-like, with translation MLKMFQNICKVRGWKKGDPQYEKTKTVLNNVWIGLQAKADADNDQQVTNEEWCKMWEEYSRNPNSVLDWQLQFRDFMFDLEDTSGDGAIDEEEFAMICSSYNVPEQNARDAFRKFSRNGTLEITREKFGELWVEYFASEDPSAPGNFIFGVTKFE, from the exons ATGTTGAAAATGTTCCAGAACATCTGCAAGGTGCGGGGATGGAAGAAGGGCGATCCACAATACGAGAAAACTAAGACCGTACTCAATAATGTGTGGATTGGTTTACAGGCAAAGGCCGATGCTGACAATGATCAACAG GTGACGAATGAGGAGTGGTGCAAAATGTGGGAAGAATATTCGCGCAACCCCAATAGTGTACTTGACTGGCAACTACAATTTCGTGACTTCATGTTTGATCTTGAAGACACATCAG GTGATGGCGCCATCGACGAGGAGGAGTTTGCAATGATATGTTCCAGTTACAATGTTCCCGAGCAGAACGCCCGAGATGCCTTCCGCAAGTTTTCTCGT AATGGGACCTTAGAAATCACACGGGAAAAGTTTGGGGAGCTGTGGGTAGAATACTTCGCCTCGGAGGATCCATCCGCCCCAGGGAACTTCATCTTCGGAGTTACCAAGTTCGAATAG